In the genome of Burkholderia sp. PAMC 26561, the window TGGCGCCGCAAGCACGCCTTTTCGAAACCCGCTCGTGCTTCATTGGCCGAGCGGGTTTTTTGCTTTAACAGATCTCTTCGCACATCACCACCATTGAGGGGGTACACAGCATGGATATCCAGGACAACGTTTTTCTCATCACCGGCGGCGCATCGGGCTTGGGCGCGGCGACGGCGCGACTGATCCGCGATCATGGCGGCAAGGTTGTGATTGCAGACATGAACGAAGCCGGCGGCGAGACGCTTGCGAAGGAACTCGGCGGCGTGCTCGTGAAGTGCGACGTGAGCCATGAGGAAGATGGTCAGCGCGCCGTGGAGGCGGCTACGCAACTCGGCAGTTTGCGCGGACTCGTGAACTGCGCGGGCATTGCACCGGCGGCAAAGACGGTCGGCAAGGACGGCCCGCATTCGCTCGATGTGTTCGCGAAGACCATTGGCGTGAACCTGATCGGCACGTTCAACATGATCCGGTTGAGCGCTGCGGCCATGGCGAAGAACGAACCGAACGCGGCCGGCGAGCGCGGCGTGATCGTCAGCACGGCATCGGTTGCGGCCTACGATGGCCAGATCGGACAGGCCGCGTACGCGGCATCGAAGGGTGGCGTGGTTGGCATGACCTTGCCGATCGCGCGTGATCTGTCCCGCAACGGCATTCGTGTCATGACGATCGCGCCGGGTATCTTCGAAACGCCCATGCTGCTCGGCATGCCGCAGGAAGTGCAGGACGCGCTCGGCGCCATGGTGCCGTTCCCGTCGCGCCTGGGCAAACCGAACGAATACGCGATGCTCGTCAAACACATCTTCGATAACCCCATGCTCAACGGCGAAGTCATCCGCCTGGACGGGGCAATCCGGATGCAACCGAAGTAAACGAACAACGGCGGCACATCCTGGAAGATGCGCCGCCGTTTTTATAAAGCCAGAATTTTTAGTCGCTGTCGTGCTGCGTGCGTTGCCTGAGTTCGTGCAACTCCGTCTCCACGACCGTTGCGTCCTCGGCGTCCGGACGGTCATCGAGGTATCGACGCAAATCTTCCATCGCCGGGCGCAGATAATCCAGACGCGCATAAGCGAAGCCGCGATCCCGCACCTCTTCAATGCTTCCCGGCATCAGTATCACAAGCCGCTGTTGCACCGCGAGCAAGCGCTGCCAGCGCTCCGTCTGAAGATAAATGCTCTTCAGATTGCGCAACATTCGTCCGATGATTTCCCGCCGCGTCGCTGGTTGCAACAGCACGCGCAACGCGCTGCCAATCGACTCGCCAACCCGCTGTACGTAAGGCTCGAGCATTTCGACCATCGCGGATTCGGAGAGCGAGTGGCCGGTGGTCGGATCCAGCATCACGTCGCCTTCCGGGGTAGTCACGCGCAGCAGGAAGTGCGCCGGAAACGACACACCACGCACGGGAATACCAAGCTGCTCGCTCATCTCCAGATACACGACCGCGAGCGATATCGGAATGCCGCGCCGGCGTTTCAGCACCATGTTCAGGTGGCTGTTATCCGGGTCGTAATAATCGTTGAGATTGCTGGTGAAGCCCAGTTCGCGGAAGAAAAAACGATTCAGCACGCCGACTTTCTGCTTGATATCGGCGTCCTCCGGCATGCGGCGGCGAACCCGCAGCACGAGTTCGTCGATCTCCGCCAGCACGCCCTGCAAATCGAGGTCGGGATACGCGTCCTGCGCAAGCGACAACGCCGCCTCGGTGAGGGGCAGGCTTTCGTCCTCCGCCACCAGCGAAGTGAAATAGTCGAGCATGCGCGTCGTCGTCATCACATCGTTCGCCTTCTGAAATACGCGTATTTGAAGCCCATCGCCGAGAGCATACCGAAATATAGCGCAGCGAATACAACCAGGCTGGCTCCGAGAAGCGCAATGCGCTGCAGCGGCGCAGCGCGCATGCCAATCCAGTCGAAGTTGCCCGAAACCCAGTGCATCACTCCCGCCAGCACGAGGCATGCCCCGACCAGTTGGGCGAAGAAACGCGTCCATCCGGCCGACGGCTGGTAAATCCCGCGCTTCCTCAATCCGATGAACAACATCGTCGCGTTCGCGCACGCGCCCAGCCCGATCGACAAGGTGAGCCCGGCGTGGGCGAATATGGGCACGAAGACCAGGTTGCTCAACTGAATCGCGATCAACACCACAATGCCGATGATCACCGGCGTCCTGATGTCCTGCTTCGCGTAAAAGCCAGGCGTAAGGATCTTGATCAGGATCAGGCCGACGAGCCCGATGCCATACATGGCCAGCGCGCGGCCCACCATGACGACGGAATTTGCATCGAATTTGCCGTAGCCGAAGAGCGTCGCCGTGAGCGGCTGGGCGAAGAAAAACAGCGCAACGGCGCTGGGCGCGGCCAGCAGGAAGGTGATGCGCAGTCCCCAGTCGAGCAGCGCCGAATATTCGACCGGATCCTTGTCCACATGCGCCTTCGAAAGGCTTGGCAGCAGGATCGTGCCGAGCGCGGCGCCGAGCAGCGCACTCGGAAACTCCATCAGGCGGTCGGAATAATTGATCCACGACACCGCGCCCGGCCCGAGCCGCGACGCAATATTCGTGTTGATGATCAGGCTCAGCTGCGCGACGGACACGCCGAAGGTCATCGGCACCATCTTGATCAGCACGCGCTTCACACCCGGATGCCGCAGCGCCTTCACAACATTCCAGCCAATGCGCGGAATCATGTCGATCTTCTTGAGCCCGGGCAATTGCACGAGAAACTGCAAAATCCCGCCGGCAATCACCGCATACGCCAGCGCGTAGATAGGCACTTTCAGATGCGGCGCGAGGAAAATCGCCGCCGCAATGAAGGACACGTTGAGCAGCACGGGCGCAAACGCGGGCAGCGAGAACTTCCGGTACGTATTCAGAACCCCGGACGCCAGTGATGTCAGCGAGATGAAGATGATGTACGGGAACATGATCTGGGTCATGGTCACCGCGTAGCCGAACGCGCGGCCATCGTGCTCCAGGCCTGAGGCGACAGCAAACACGACCCAGGACGCGCCCGCCACGCCCGCCATCGATATCACTGCGAGCGCCCAGGCGAGCACGGTCGACATGGCGTCGACGAGCGCCTTGGTTGCATCGTGGCCCTCGGTGTTCTTGAACTCGGCGAGGATCGGCACGAAGGCCTGCGAGAACGCCCCTTCCGCGGACAGGCGCCGCAGCAGGTTCGGGATGCGGAAGGCGACGTAGAACGCGTCGGTGAATTGACTGGCGCCAAAGGCTCGCGCGATCAGCGTTTCGCGGATCAGGCCGGTTACACGCGAAAGCAACGTGAAACCGCTGACCGTCAGGAGGGCTCGGATTAGATTCATGGGGCGCTCATTATACGGGCGGCACCATGAACACAACGCGTCGCAACAATTCCCGAATCGTTAGAATTTGCAACGGCGGTGGTATCTTGTACAGTCTGCCCGCTACGGCGATGGCGCCGGGCCGCGACTTCGGCAGAACGTGCGGTGCTTGCCAGCCCCATGATTTCGTTGCTATAATCGCCGGTTTCGAAGCTCCTGAATCCGCTTTCGGCATGGGTAAGCAACTACCAGGCACTGCGGTTTCGCGTCTTCTTTCGACGTTTTTTGCGCTTTCGGGCAATCGATCCCGGGAGTTTGATCATAAACAGCGCATCGGATTGACCTCGTTTTATCTTGTGCGGAGCCGGGCCGGCATTGAGCTGGGCTCGCTCCGGAAGCTAAACGGGAAGCGCTGAAACACATAGCTGGAACAGGATAAGGAACCGTCATGGCAAATACCGCACAAGCTCGCAAGCGCGCCCGTCAAAGCGCGAAGGCAAACTCGCACAACTCGGCGCTGCGCTCTAAGTTCCGCACGGCCATTAAGGCAGTTCGCAAGGCAATCGACGCCGGCGACCAGGCCAAGGCTGCGGAAATCTACAAGACGTCGGTCAAGACCATCGACATCATTGCGGACAAGCGCATCGTTCACAAGAACAAGGCTGCTCGCCATAAGAGCCGTCTGTCGGCCGCCATCAAGGGTCTGCAAGCACCTGCTGCTTAAGGATCGCGTTGCGGTCTGCGCGCCTCCGGCGTGACAGGCTCACGCTTTTTGCGCTGAGGGACTAGAGCAAGAAAAGCAGCAATGAAAAAACCCGCCTTGGCGGGTTTTTTGTCGTGTACTTGTTAAACGCCCTCAACACGTATTCAACGTTGAAGAAGCCCTTCCCTGTCAACCTTGCTGCTGCGTTCCGTGATGCGGCGGCAACTCGCAGGCTTCCGTCACGAGCAGGTCATTGTCCTTTGCGAAGTTCATCACGAAGTCAAAGGCCATGGGT includes:
- a CDS encoding 3-hydroxyacyl-CoA dehydrogenase, which encodes MDIQDNVFLITGGASGLGAATARLIRDHGGKVVIADMNEAGGETLAKELGGVLVKCDVSHEEDGQRAVEAATQLGSLRGLVNCAGIAPAAKTVGKDGPHSLDVFAKTIGVNLIGTFNMIRLSAAAMAKNEPNAAGERGVIVSTASVAAYDGQIGQAAYAASKGGVVGMTLPIARDLSRNGIRVMTIAPGIFETPMLLGMPQEVQDALGAMVPFPSRLGKPNEYAMLVKHIFDNPMLNGEVIRLDGAIRMQPK
- a CDS encoding SirB1 family protein; translated protein: MTTTRMLDYFTSLVAEDESLPLTEAALSLAQDAYPDLDLQGVLAEIDELVLRVRRRMPEDADIKQKVGVLNRFFFRELGFTSNLNDYYDPDNSHLNMVLKRRRGIPISLAVVYLEMSEQLGIPVRGVSFPAHFLLRVTTPEGDVMLDPTTGHSLSESAMVEMLEPYVQRVGESIGSALRVLLQPATRREIIGRMLRNLKSIYLQTERWQRLLAVQQRLVILMPGSIEEVRDRGFAYARLDYLRPAMEDLRRYLDDRPDAEDATVVETELHELRQRTQHDSD
- the murJ gene encoding murein biosynthesis integral membrane protein MurJ, coding for MNLIRALLTVSGFTLLSRVTGLIRETLIARAFGASQFTDAFYVAFRIPNLLRRLSAEGAFSQAFVPILAEFKNTEGHDATKALVDAMSTVLAWALAVISMAGVAGASWVVFAVASGLEHDGRAFGYAVTMTQIMFPYIIFISLTSLASGVLNTYRKFSLPAFAPVLLNVSFIAAAIFLAPHLKVPIYALAYAVIAGGILQFLVQLPGLKKIDMIPRIGWNVVKALRHPGVKRVLIKMVPMTFGVSVAQLSLIINTNIASRLGPGAVSWINYSDRLMEFPSALLGAALGTILLPSLSKAHVDKDPVEYSALLDWGLRITFLLAAPSAVALFFFAQPLTATLFGYGKFDANSVVMVGRALAMYGIGLVGLILIKILTPGFYAKQDIRTPVIIGIVVLIAIQLSNLVFVPIFAHAGLTLSIGLGACANATMLFIGLRKRGIYQPSAGWTRFFAQLVGACLVLAGVMHWVSGNFDWIGMRAAPLQRIALLGASLVVFAALYFGMLSAMGFKYAYFRRRTM
- the rpsT gene encoding 30S ribosomal protein S20, yielding MANTAQARKRARQSAKANSHNSALRSKFRTAIKAVRKAIDAGDQAKAAEIYKTSVKTIDIIADKRIVHKNKAARHKSRLSAAIKGLQAPAA